One window from the genome of Pararhizobium gei encodes:
- a CDS encoding DUF1214 domain-containing protein has translation MFRIPFLVAFALSVAFGAGIASAVYALRATVGFGAIALGPWVAFPDAQTEKTDPYAKAHRARAGKLLLGGAEGLQFTAAQDSNGARLSADCSYDITGVTPPARFWTLYATDAGDRPLKTGPALPGALNARTVLRQPDSSLVIHVSPVAQPGNWLAVQRVGPFKLVLTLLDTPTAGSSGVIDLTMPKIVRTGCTNA, from the coding sequence TTGTTTCGCATACCCTTCCTCGTCGCCTTTGCCCTGTCCGTCGCCTTCGGCGCCGGCATCGCCTCGGCGGTTTATGCGTTGAGAGCGACCGTCGGCTTCGGGGCCATTGCGCTCGGTCCCTGGGTCGCTTTTCCGGACGCCCAGACGGAGAAAACAGATCCCTATGCCAAGGCGCATCGCGCCCGGGCGGGGAAGCTGCTTCTGGGTGGCGCGGAGGGCCTTCAGTTCACGGCGGCACAGGACAGCAACGGCGCACGCCTGTCTGCCGATTGCTCCTACGATATCACGGGCGTGACGCCGCCCGCGCGCTTCTGGACGCTTTACGCCACCGACGCCGGCGACCGTCCCTTAAAGACAGGTCCGGCGCTGCCCGGCGCGCTCAATGCCCGCACCGTCCTGCGGCAGCCCGACAGTTCGCTGGTCATCCACGTGTCGCCCGTCGCGCAGCCCGGGAACTGGCTTGCCGTGCAACGCGTCGGTCCCTTCAAGCTTGTCCTGACGCTGCTCGATACGCCGACAGCCGGATCATCCGGCGTCATCGATCTCACCATGCCGAAAATCGTCCGAACAGGCTGCACCAATGCGTAG
- a CDS encoding DUF1254 domain-containing protein has translation MRSLLFAILVGLVGAALLHIVIILALPRFTGQDAYSRVLGLYEMDSFFPLTNEPGATGLANDDPFLRVAVCGFSVSTSPARFVAKGSVPFWSLSIYDADSNEIFSMNDQTAVNGNLDLVLATPIQLVDLRKSPPEALAQSIMVEMPNEEGYAVLRALAPTPSFEEPARNFLSESSCEPFRR, from the coding sequence ATGCGTAGCCTCTTGTTTGCCATTCTCGTCGGTCTCGTCGGGGCGGCCCTTCTCCACATCGTCATTATCCTCGCCCTGCCGCGCTTCACCGGGCAGGATGCCTATAGCCGGGTGCTGGGGCTTTACGAGATGGACAGTTTCTTCCCGTTGACGAACGAGCCCGGCGCCACCGGCCTTGCCAATGACGATCCCTTCCTGCGGGTGGCGGTCTGCGGATTTTCGGTCAGCACCAGCCCGGCACGGTTCGTCGCAAAAGGCTCGGTACCCTTCTGGTCACTGTCGATTTACGACGCGGATTCAAACGAGATTTTCAGCATGAACGACCAGACTGCCGTCAACGGCAATCTCGACCTGGTCCTGGCAACGCCGATTCAGCTCGTCGATCTCAGGAAATCCCCGCCTGAAGCCCTGGCGCAGTCGATCATGGTCGAAATGCCGAACGAGGAGGGTTATGCCGTGCTGCGTGCACTGGCACCGACGCCCAGCTTCGAGGAGCCGGCACGCAATTTTCTGTCCGAATCGAGCTGCGAACCCTTCCGGCGCTGA
- a CDS encoding LysE family translocator, whose amino-acid sequence MSFLPVNLLSFILTAIVIEITPGPNMTWLAVISALEGRRAGFAAVAGIALGLSVIGVAGALGAAALIQSSPALYETLRWAGVAFLFYLAVEGWFSAGRLQETQAGSYRGYFLRGLLTNLLNPKALLFYIAVLPSFVAPQQPVMHQTLALTAAYVAVATLIHSLIALMAARLEPVLNDPRRERLARRSLSALLALVAVWFALTTTQ is encoded by the coding sequence GTGTCATTTCTTCCCGTCAATCTGCTGTCGTTTATCCTGACGGCCATCGTGATCGAGATCACGCCAGGTCCGAACATGACATGGCTTGCGGTGATCTCGGCCCTGGAGGGACGCCGGGCGGGGTTTGCCGCTGTCGCCGGTATCGCGCTGGGACTTTCCGTCATCGGCGTGGCCGGGGCTCTTGGAGCCGCCGCGCTGATCCAGTCCTCACCCGCGCTTTATGAAACCCTGCGATGGGCGGGGGTCGCCTTTCTGTTTTATCTTGCCGTCGAGGGGTGGTTTTCCGCCGGGAGGCTGCAGGAAACGCAGGCGGGCAGCTATCGAGGCTATTTCCTGCGCGGCCTGCTGACCAACCTGCTCAATCCCAAGGCCTTGTTGTTCTATATCGCGGTGCTGCCGTCCTTCGTGGCGCCGCAACAGCCGGTCATGCACCAGACTTTGGCGTTGACCGCAGCCTATGTTGCGGTGGCGACTCTCATTCATTCGCTAATCGCCCTGATGGCAGCGCGTCTTGAGCCGGTGCTCAACGATCCGCGCCGCGAGCGGCTGGCACGGCGCAGCCTGTCGGCTCTACTGGCGCTGGTTGCTGTATGGTTTGCACTGACGACGACGCAGTAG
- a CDS encoding SH3 domain-containing protein has product MSIFGKQAFKALLLGLTTLLLPVGAQAAEGFATANVNMRSGPSTGYPAVTVIPVGTPVEIHGCLADIPWCDVSFYDGRGWVAGRYVQANYQSRRVYVEPDYYGALGVPLVTFEVDRYWDRHYRNRNFYRDRDSYRRNPNYYRRDTDNNRNNIDRRIRRDYQEFDRNRRNREDGIIIEGPRRDRARIERRREYDQNFRNDRDGRRDRDRDMNRNDNRRDFDRDNNRDRSERRNRDGDRQREFRRDNGENQSRGDRNERRRDRGCMPGEAGCN; this is encoded by the coding sequence ATGTCGATATTTGGAAAACAGGCGTTCAAGGCGCTGCTTCTTGGACTGACAACGCTGCTGCTGCCGGTCGGGGCACAGGCGGCCGAGGGATTTGCAACCGCCAATGTCAACATGCGCTCCGGCCCAAGCACCGGCTATCCCGCGGTCACAGTCATCCCCGTGGGTACACCGGTGGAAATTCACGGTTGCCTTGCGGATATCCCGTGGTGTGATGTGTCCTTCTACGATGGCCGCGGCTGGGTGGCTGGACGGTATGTCCAGGCCAATTATCAGAGCCGCCGGGTCTATGTGGAGCCGGATTATTATGGAGCGCTCGGTGTGCCTCTGGTCACATTCGAAGTCGATCGCTACTGGGATCGCCACTATCGCAACCGCAACTTTTACCGCGATCGCGATAGCTACCGTCGAAACCCCAATTACTATCGGCGTGATACCGACAACAACCGAAACAATATCGACCGCCGCATCCGCCGGGACTATCAGGAATTCGACCGCAACAGGCGCAATCGAGAAGACGGTATCATCATCGAAGGTCCCCGCCGGGATCGCGCCCGGATAGAGCGTCGTCGCGAATACGACCAGAACTTCCGCAATGATCGGGACGGTCGCCGCGACCGGGATCGCGATATGAATCGCAACGACAATCGCCGCGATTTCGATCGCGACAACAACCGCGACCGCTCCGAACGGCGCAACCGCGACGGGGACCGCCAGAGAGAGTTCCGCCGGGACAACGGCGAAAACCAGAGCCGTGGCGATCGGAACGAACGCCGCCGTGACCGCGGCTGCATGCCGGGCGAAGCAGGCTGCAACTGA
- a CDS encoding MmcQ/YjbR family DNA-binding protein, which yields MRTEDLEKRALSLPGAIESAHFGKRDFRVGKRIFMSLPEAGRAVFKFTPGQQKMLLETEPGVCAAVPGGWGLKGWTSVYFADADEDIIGHVMEIAWRNVAPKALLNGAKTSAT from the coding sequence ATGAGAACCGAGGACCTTGAAAAGCGGGCCTTGAGCCTGCCGGGTGCTATCGAGAGCGCCCATTTCGGAAAGCGCGATTTCCGCGTCGGAAAGCGCATCTTCATGTCCCTGCCGGAAGCCGGACGCGCCGTCTTCAAGTTCACCCCTGGCCAGCAGAAGATGCTGCTCGAAACCGAACCGGGCGTCTGCGCGGCCGTTCCCGGCGGGTGGGGCCTCAAGGGCTGGACCTCGGTCTATTTCGCCGATGCGGACGAGGATATCATCGGCCACGTAATGGAAATCGCCTGGCGCAACGTTGCACCAAAAGCCTTGCTGAATGGCGCGAAGACCTCCGCTACCTGA
- a CDS encoding phage tail length tape measure family protein, with translation MTVNLDMVFRADASAVKPAAEIVKREMDGVTAEVTEATAALGKHATALERDADASRNAAEAARQERAVRERINQATLARPSSLPTSVPASSPYSSPSSYPVPNGPMPAANDNEAQYRRQNAGYQYFDIGQSLAGGMPLGMIAAQQGPQLLQIYAGSGGVNAALKDFMSIAGAAARVVGPLAVAVTAGYGAYKLLASYSVEAGLAVSETTRALAEQASPLGTLQGLMGDLTSLQETYNSSIRAGADASSAATSIIIANSEREYRAKQSLLELEQKRLQASIEVQRSELAIAQHQLKSDLSATVNTRLDLGRTGYGDERVGRFVALPDDMTGLDKTRDLLDRNPLTDKIKELRANLELTEIGARKLTEAVSKTFSADPYGKGDLPIIGPVPEARPNIEMEGLPGEVKSNEATGRSYRDVIQSAQERIAQMRLEASASGATGIAAQRLRFELDLLQEVQNKGHRASPEQRREIERLGEAYANAASQAARMKIGADAQFEREQIGRPEPEQRIASQLRNAGLPVDLSSYEASILRSNESLREQVKVWEEIRDVGRSAIDDLSDSALNGFEDIESTFKDIGKNILGELNTLAIKNPIKNAIYGDGGTFVIVEGNDQ, from the coding sequence ATGACCGTCAATCTCGACATGGTGTTCCGCGCCGACGCTTCCGCCGTCAAACCAGCGGCGGAAATCGTCAAGCGGGAAATGGATGGTGTCACGGCCGAGGTGACGGAAGCGACTGCGGCGTTAGGAAAACACGCAACCGCCCTTGAACGGGATGCCGACGCCTCACGTAACGCAGCGGAGGCGGCGAGGCAGGAACGGGCAGTCCGTGAGCGTATCAATCAGGCGACCCTTGCGCGGCCAAGTTCGTTGCCAACCTCCGTTCCCGCTTCATCGCCATATTCGTCGCCGTCCTCGTATCCGGTGCCAAACGGCCCCATGCCAGCCGCCAACGACAACGAGGCGCAGTACAGACGCCAGAATGCGGGGTATCAGTATTTCGACATCGGCCAGAGCTTGGCTGGTGGCATGCCTCTCGGTATGATCGCGGCACAGCAGGGGCCGCAGCTGCTTCAAATTTACGCTGGCAGCGGCGGCGTCAATGCAGCATTGAAAGACTTTATGTCGATTGCTGGTGCAGCGGCGAGAGTTGTCGGGCCGCTCGCCGTTGCGGTCACGGCGGGATACGGGGCCTACAAGCTTCTGGCATCCTATTCAGTTGAGGCGGGCCTTGCCGTGAGCGAAACCACGCGTGCGCTGGCCGAACAGGCCTCCCCGCTTGGAACGCTGCAAGGCTTGATGGGCGACCTGACCTCACTGCAAGAGACGTATAACTCCTCGATCCGCGCCGGTGCCGACGCGAGCTCGGCCGCAACCTCCATCATTATCGCCAACAGCGAGCGCGAATATCGGGCAAAACAATCGCTTCTCGAATTGGAGCAAAAGCGGCTTCAGGCCTCGATTGAGGTTCAACGATCCGAACTGGCGATAGCGCAACACCAGCTGAAATCGGACCTTTCCGCTACCGTCAACACCCGCCTTGACTTGGGGCGGACAGGCTATGGCGATGAGCGCGTGGGCCGTTTCGTCGCATTGCCCGACGACATGACCGGTCTCGACAAGACCCGCGATCTTTTGGACCGAAACCCTCTGACTGACAAGATCAAAGAGCTTCGCGCCAACCTCGAATTGACCGAGATCGGCGCGAGGAAGCTCACCGAAGCCGTGAGCAAGACCTTCAGCGCCGACCCTTACGGCAAGGGTGATCTGCCAATAATCGGGCCGGTTCCGGAAGCGCGACCGAACATCGAAATGGAGGGTTTGCCCGGTGAGGTAAAATCTAACGAGGCCACCGGCCGGTCATACCGCGATGTCATCCAGTCGGCGCAAGAACGCATTGCGCAAATGCGGCTTGAGGCATCGGCGTCCGGCGCTACCGGCATCGCCGCGCAACGGCTGCGGTTCGAGCTTGATTTGCTGCAAGAGGTCCAAAACAAGGGGCACCGGGCATCGCCCGAACAACGCCGCGAAATCGAGCGCCTGGGCGAGGCCTATGCCAATGCCGCAAGCCAAGCAGCCCGGATGAAGATCGGCGCGGATGCGCAGTTTGAGCGCGAGCAGATTGGGCGTCCTGAGCCCGAGCAGCGCATTGCCTCGCAACTCCGCAATGCCGGACTGCCTGTCGATCTCTCCTCATATGAGGCCAGCATTCTCCGCTCGAATGAGAGTTTGCGCGAACAGGTCAAGGTTTGGGAGGAAATCCGCGATGTAGGGCGTAGCGCCATCGACGACCTCTCTGATTCCGCGCTGAACGGGTTTGAGGACATCGAGAGCACGTTCAAGGATATCGGCAAGAATATTTTGGGCGAACTGAACACGCTGGCCATCAAGAACCCGATCAAGAACGCGATCTATGGCGACGGCGGGACATTCGTAATCGTGGAAGGAAACGATCAATGA
- a CDS encoding YcgN family cysteine cluster protein, translating into MGELPFWKMKSLAEMTPVEWESLCDGCGLCCLNKLEDWDTGEIVWTNVGCTLLDGESCRCRDYPNRQATVPDCIQLTPLEVETLSWLPPTCGYRLVRDGDDLYWWHPLVSGDPQTVHQAGISVRGRTISEDVVDVEDLEDYVVDWPLTVGQRGER; encoded by the coding sequence ATGGGCGAGCTGCCCTTTTGGAAGATGAAAAGCCTGGCCGAGATGACGCCTGTCGAGTGGGAAAGCCTGTGCGACGGCTGCGGGCTCTGCTGTCTCAACAAGCTGGAAGACTGGGATACCGGCGAGATTGTCTGGACCAATGTCGGCTGCACGCTGCTGGACGGCGAAAGCTGTCGCTGCAGGGACTATCCGAACCGGCAGGCGACGGTTCCGGACTGCATCCAGCTGACGCCGCTGGAGGTGGAGACCCTGTCCTGGTTACCGCCGACCTGCGGCTACCGGCTGGTGCGGGATGGCGACGATCTCTACTGGTGGCATCCGCTGGTCTCCGGCGATCCGCAGACCGTTCATCAGGCCGGGATTTCGGTGCGCGGGCGGACGATTTCCGAGGACGTGGTCGATGTCGAGGATCTCGAGGATTATGTGGTGGACTGGCCGCTGACGGTGGGGCAGCGCGGCGAGCGGTAG
- a CDS encoding transglycosylase domain-containing protein: MQRSNDDDTRSETATLQEQPRKRHILLRIDSWIDSTVWNAGFRLSVWWEDITIFFRRFTVRGWKKAVVEILDEGMTWGTAGAVVMLALALPAFEETKGNWRSQSDFAVTFLDRYGNEIGHRGIIHEDSVPIEELPGTLIKAVLATEDRRFFEHYGIDFLGLSRAISENARAGGVVQGGSTLTQQLAKNLFLSNERTIERKIKEAFLAVWLESNLSKKEILRLYLDRAYMGGGTFGAAAASQFYFGKKITDINLAESAMLAGLFKAPARYAPHVNLPAARARANEVLTNLVQGGLMTEGQVIAARLNPATVVDRAQVRAPDFFLDWAFDEVQRIAAPFAQHSLIVRTSIDMGLQQAAEEAVESSLRQYGDSYKVKQGALVMIENGGAVRAMVGGRDYGESQFNRATKALRQPGSSFKVYTYTAAMEKGFTPESKISDAPITWRGWSPQNYSKGSYSGRVTMLTAIAKSINTVPVRLAKDELGTELIARTAKNMGVETPIRTDKTMPLGTSEVTVLDQATAYAVFPAGGMQSRRHGISQILNYDGDILYDFTRDAPPAKRVVSEKANASMNYMLTQIPVIGTARKAALDNGIIAGGKTGTTQAYRDAWFAGFTGDYTTAVWFGNDDYTSTNNMTGGSLPAMTFKRLMDYAEQGIEHRAIPGIDNPLPGPAKKKDPEVAAETDENALPPLVRPRSLSSDVTRLLKTIGEKLATAAPLEVPAELTGKVAEIDLRPTGEITKGGRNGGR; encoded by the coding sequence GTGCAGCGATCGAACGATGACGACACCCGCAGCGAGACCGCGACCCTGCAAGAGCAGCCCAGGAAGCGCCATATCCTGCTGCGCATCGACTCCTGGATCGATTCCACCGTCTGGAATGCCGGCTTCCGCTTAAGCGTCTGGTGGGAAGATATCACGATCTTCTTCCGCCGTTTCACCGTGCGCGGCTGGAAAAAGGCCGTCGTCGAAATTCTCGATGAAGGCATGACCTGGGGTACCGCCGGCGCCGTGGTGATGCTTGCGCTCGCCCTTCCCGCCTTCGAGGAAACCAAGGGAAACTGGCGCAGCCAGAGCGATTTCGCCGTCACCTTTCTCGACCGATACGGCAACGAAATCGGCCATCGCGGCATCATCCACGAGGACTCCGTGCCGATTGAAGAACTGCCCGGCACGCTGATCAAGGCGGTTCTCGCCACCGAAGATCGCCGCTTCTTCGAGCACTACGGCATCGACTTCCTCGGATTGTCACGCGCCATCTCCGAAAATGCTCGGGCCGGCGGTGTGGTGCAGGGCGGCTCGACCCTCACCCAGCAGTTGGCCAAGAACCTCTTCCTGTCGAACGAGCGCACCATCGAGCGCAAGATCAAGGAGGCCTTTCTCGCCGTCTGGCTTGAAAGCAACCTGTCCAAAAAGGAAATCCTCCGGCTTTACCTCGACCGGGCCTATATGGGCGGCGGCACGTTCGGCGCGGCCGCCGCCTCGCAGTTCTATTTCGGTAAGAAGATCACCGACATCAACCTCGCGGAAAGCGCCATGCTCGCCGGCCTGTTCAAGGCGCCGGCCCGCTATGCGCCGCATGTCAACCTGCCTGCCGCCCGTGCGAGGGCGAACGAGGTGCTGACCAATCTCGTCCAGGGCGGCCTGATGACCGAGGGGCAGGTCATCGCCGCCCGTCTCAACCCGGCGACGGTGGTCGACCGCGCGCAGGTCCGCGCGCCCGATTTCTTCCTCGACTGGGCTTTCGACGAGGTCCAGCGCATCGCCGCCCCGTTTGCCCAGCATTCGCTCATCGTGCGCACCTCCATCGATATGGGGCTGCAGCAGGCAGCGGAGGAAGCTGTCGAATCGAGCCTGCGGCAATATGGGGACAGCTACAAGGTCAAACAGGGCGCACTGGTCATGATCGAGAATGGCGGCGCTGTCCGCGCCATGGTCGGCGGCCGGGACTATGGCGAAAGCCAGTTCAACCGCGCCACCAAGGCGCTGCGCCAGCCGGGCTCCTCCTTCAAGGTCTACACTTATACGGCCGCCATGGAAAAAGGCTTTACGCCGGAGTCGAAGATCAGCGACGCGCCGATCACCTGGCGCGGCTGGTCGCCGCAAAACTATTCAAAGGGCAGCTATTCCGGCCGCGTCACCATGCTGACGGCCATCGCCAAATCGATCAATACCGTGCCGGTCCGCCTTGCCAAGGACGAACTCGGCACCGAACTGATCGCCCGGACGGCGAAAAACATGGGGGTGGAAACCCCCATCCGCACCGACAAGACCATGCCGCTCGGCACGTCGGAAGTCACCGTGCTTGATCAGGCCACTGCCTATGCCGTATTTCCGGCAGGCGGCATGCAGTCGCGCCGCCACGGCATCAGCCAAATTTTGAACTATGACGGCGACATCCTCTACGACTTCACCCGCGACGCTCCGCCTGCCAAGCGCGTCGTCAGTGAAAAAGCCAATGCCAGCATGAACTACATGCTGACCCAAATTCCAGTGATCGGCACCGCCCGCAAGGCAGCACTCGACAACGGCATCATCGCCGGCGGCAAGACCGGCACGACGCAGGCCTATCGCGATGCCTGGTTCGCAGGTTTCACCGGCGACTACACGACCGCCGTCTGGTTCGGAAACGACGACTATACCTCAACCAACAACATGACCGGCGGCTCGCTGCCCGCGATGACCTTCAAGCGGCTGATGGATTATGCCGAGCAGGGCATCGAGCACCGCGCCATACCCGGCATCGACAATCCCCTGCCCGGTCCAGCCAAAAAGAAAGACCCCGAAGTCGCCGCCGAAACGGACGAAAACGCCCTGCCGCCGCTCGTTCGCCCCCGCTCCCTTTCCTCGGACGTGACACGGCTCTTGAAAACCATCGGCGAGAAACTCGCCACCGCCGCCCCGCTCGAGGTACCCGCCGAACTGACGGGCAAAGTCGCCGAAATCGACCTGCGCCCAACCGGCGAAATCACCAAGGGAGGCCGAAATGGGGGCCGATGA